The Chryseobacterium sp. 52 genome includes a region encoding these proteins:
- a CDS encoding acetylornithine carbamoyltransferase — protein sequence MKKFTSVSDIKNLQEIIKKALQIKENPLLETQKGKGKTIGLVFLNSSLRTRLSSQIAAQNLGLNVLTLNAAQEAWNLEFADGAVMNGDTVEHIKDAIEVLNQYCDIIAVRCFAGMKSKEDDVNESILSQFEQHAKVPVISLESATRHPLQSLADCITITENWKEKRKPKVVLTWAPHIKPIAQAVGNSFAEWMQEMDVDFVITNPEGYDLDKNFTKDSKVIHNQEEALKEADFIYVKNWSSFDDYAAMPEVKENWMLTGEKLENTNNAKVMHCLPVRRNVELSDEVMDGGNSIIYQQAKNRIFSAQAVFSEILEEINSK from the coding sequence ATGAAAAAATTCACCTCTGTAAGCGATATAAAAAACTTACAGGAAATCATAAAAAAAGCTTTACAAATTAAAGAAAATCCCCTTTTGGAAACACAAAAAGGAAAGGGAAAAACAATAGGCCTGGTATTTTTAAACTCAAGTTTAAGAACCCGTTTAAGCAGCCAGATTGCAGCGCAGAATTTAGGATTAAATGTCCTGACTTTAAATGCTGCTCAGGAAGCCTGGAATCTTGAATTTGCAGATGGAGCCGTAATGAACGGAGATACCGTTGAGCATATTAAAGATGCCATTGAGGTCTTAAACCAATATTGTGACATCATTGCAGTACGTTGCTTTGCAGGGATGAAATCTAAAGAAGATGATGTCAACGAAAGTATTTTAAGCCAGTTTGAACAACATGCTAAAGTTCCTGTGATCTCTCTGGAATCAGCAACCCGTCATCCGTTGCAAAGCCTGGCAGACTGTATCACCATCACAGAAAACTGGAAAGAAAAACGTAAGCCGAAAGTAGTTCTGACGTGGGCACCTCATATCAAACCGATTGCACAGGCTGTTGGAAATTCTTTTGCAGAATGGATGCAGGAAATGGACGTTGATTTTGTCATCACCAATCCTGAAGGTTATGATCTGGATAAAAATTTCACAAAAGATAGTAAAGTGATCCACAATCAGGAAGAAGCTTTAAAAGAGGCAGACTTTATCTATGTGAAAAACTGGTCTTCTTTTGATGATTATGCGGCGATGCCTGAAGTCAAAGAAAACTGGATGCTGACTGGAGAAAAGCTTGAGAATACAAACAATGCGAAAGTAATGCACTGTCTTCCTGTCCGTCGTAATGTGGAACTGAGTGATGAAGTGATGGATGGTGGCAATTCCATTATTTATCAGCAGGCAAAAAACAGAATTTTCTCTGCACAGGCCGTTTTCAGTGAGATATTAGAAGAGATTAATTCAAAATAA
- a CDS encoding aspartate aminotransferase family protein: MNLFNVYPLFNINPVKAQGSFLWDDKGEEYLDFYGGHAVISIGHNHPHYQAQLKEQLEKISFYSNSVQNNLQNELADKLGKLSGYEDYNLFLCNSGAEANENALKLASFHNGKSKVLYFSGSFHGRTSAAVSVTDNPKIVAPVNFSERFIRSEWNDITQLEETFEKQGNEISSVIIEGIQGVGGIMIPTAEFLSKIKELCEKHDAVLILDEVQSGYGRSGYFFAHQEFGIQPDIITTAKGMGNGFPVGGVLIHPKFEASNGLLGTTFGGNHLACVAAIAVLDVIKDENLIENTRKMGDHIENEIKGLPHIKFIRRKGLMIGIELDRDCSETRKSLLYDHHIFTGNSNDKSVLRLLPALNIGKEETDLFINALKTVLEKI, encoded by the coding sequence ATGAATTTATTCAACGTATATCCATTATTCAATATAAATCCTGTGAAAGCTCAAGGTTCATTCCTTTGGGACGATAAAGGAGAAGAATATCTTGATTTTTACGGAGGTCATGCCGTGATTTCTATCGGACACAATCATCCGCATTATCAAGCTCAATTAAAAGAGCAGCTGGAGAAAATATCTTTCTATTCAAATTCTGTTCAGAATAATTTACAGAATGAGCTGGCTGATAAACTGGGAAAACTTTCAGGATATGAAGATTATAATCTTTTTCTGTGTAATTCAGGAGCTGAAGCCAATGAGAACGCTTTAAAACTGGCATCTTTTCATAATGGGAAAAGCAAAGTGCTTTATTTTTCAGGCTCATTTCACGGAAGAACTTCTGCAGCAGTTTCTGTAACGGATAATCCGAAAATTGTAGCCCCGGTTAATTTTTCCGAAAGATTTATCAGGTCTGAATGGAATGATATCACGCAGCTTGAAGAAACCTTTGAAAAACAGGGAAATGAAATTTCATCCGTAATCATCGAAGGAATTCAGGGAGTAGGAGGAATTATGATCCCGACAGCAGAATTTTTATCTAAAATTAAAGAACTGTGCGAAAAGCATGATGCAGTTTTGATCTTAGACGAAGTACAGTCAGGATACGGAAGAAGCGGGTATTTCTTCGCTCATCAGGAATTTGGAATTCAGCCGGATATCATCACAACAGCAAAAGGAATGGGAAATGGCTTTCCGGTTGGAGGGGTTTTGATTCATCCAAAATTTGAGGCAAGCAATGGTTTATTGGGAACTACTTTTGGAGGAAATCATTTGGCCTGTGTTGCAGCAATTGCTGTTTTAGATGTCATAAAAGATGAAAATCTTATAGAAAATACCCGGAAAATGGGAGATCATATTGAAAATGAGATCAAAGGTTTACCGCATATTAAATTCATCCGAAGGAAAGGGCTGATGATCGGAATAGAACTAGACAGGGATTGCTCAGAAACGAGGAAAAGCCTCTTGTATGATCATCACATTTTTACAGGAAACTCTAATGATAAAAGTGTCTTGAGGCTCCTTCCTGCTCTTAACATCGGAAAAGAAGAAACTGATCTTTTCATCAATGCTTTGAAAACAGTATTGGAAAAGATTTAA
- the argH gene encoding argininosuccinate lyase: protein MKKIWQKDDLATNILVNKFTVGKDLDFDERLAKYDVKGSMAHCQMLAETGIISGEESEQMLSVLKDILNDIENGNFEIDKEAEDIHSQIEAILIEKLGDTGKKIHTARSRNDQVLLDIKLYLLDEIREITALTDEFFQILITLAEQHKNILLPGYTHLQIAMPSSFGLWFGAYAEALLDDVELLFSVKNIINKNPLGSAAGYGSSFPIDRESTTYNLGFQSMNYNSVYAQMTRGKSEKMLSMAMATLAGTLGKFAYDVCLYLNQNFDFISFPKEFTTGSSIMPHKKNPDVFELVRARCNRIQSLPNELILLTNNLPSGYHRDVQLTKEILFPAIDSLKECLEILSYTLPNIQVKDGILEDEKYKYLFSVEKINEEVKKGSSFRDAYVKVGQEIENNEFEFEVRNLNHTHQGSIGNLCLDKIEYQFNKLKNKLLG, encoded by the coding sequence ATGAAAAAAATATGGCAGAAGGATGACCTTGCCACCAATATATTAGTCAACAAATTTACAGTTGGGAAAGATCTTGACTTTGACGAACGTTTAGCAAAATATGATGTTAAAGGTTCTATGGCGCATTGCCAGATGTTGGCAGAAACCGGGATTATCTCCGGCGAAGAATCGGAACAGATGCTTTCTGTTTTGAAAGACATTTTAAATGATATCGAGAACGGAAACTTTGAAATTGATAAAGAAGCAGAAGATATCCATTCTCAGATTGAAGCCATTTTAATTGAAAAATTAGGCGATACCGGAAAGAAAATTCATACTGCAAGATCCCGTAATGATCAGGTTTTATTGGATATAAAACTCTATCTTCTTGATGAGATCCGTGAGATAACTGCTCTGACCGATGAATTTTTCCAGATTTTAATTACACTTGCCGAGCAGCATAAAAATATCCTGCTTCCGGGTTATACCCACCTTCAGATTGCCATGCCATCCTCGTTTGGATTGTGGTTTGGAGCTTATGCTGAAGCCTTACTGGATGATGTTGAACTGTTGTTTTCGGTGAAGAATATCATCAATAAAAATCCGCTTGGTTCTGCAGCCGGATACGGTTCCTCTTTCCCTATTGATCGTGAAAGTACCACATACAACTTAGGTTTTCAGTCCATGAACTATAATTCAGTGTATGCACAGATGACCCGTGGGAAATCGGAAAAGATGTTGTCTATGGCAATGGCTACTTTAGCAGGAACATTGGGAAAGTTTGCGTATGATGTCTGTTTATATTTAAATCAGAACTTTGATTTTATAAGCTTTCCGAAAGAATTTACCACAGGAAGCAGCATCATGCCTCATAAAAAGAATCCTGATGTTTTCGAACTGGTTCGTGCCCGATGCAACAGAATTCAGTCGCTGCCAAATGAATTGATTTTACTGACGAATAATCTTCCTTCAGGATATCACAGAGATGTTCAGCTGACAAAAGAAATTCTTTTCCCGGCCATCGATTCACTGAAAGAATGTCTGGAGATATTAAGTTACACCCTTCCGAATATTCAGGTGAAAGACGGAATCCTGGAAGACGAAAAATATAAATACCTATTCAGTGTAGAGAAGATCAATGAAGAGGTGAAGAAAGGGAGTTCATTCCGTGATGCTTATGTAAAAGTAGGGCAGGAGATTGAAAATAATGAGTTTGAGTTTGAAGTTCGAAATCTTAACCATACGCATCAGGGGAGTATAGGAAATCTTTGTTTAGATAAAATAGAATATCAGTTCAATAAACTGAAAAATAAATTATTAGGTTGA
- a CDS encoding Lrp/AsnC family transcriptional regulator — translation MDLKDKMILSIIQEDSTLSVKEISERIGLTFTPTYERIKQLEKHGIIEKYVGLLNREKLGLNIVVYCNVRLKEQSQKVLETFEKNITKHDEVQEITSLSGEYDYMLKIIAKDINSYNDFAVNVISNLPNIGQYHSSIVLHEVKKSTKFKIDLA, via the coding sequence ATGGATTTAAAAGACAAAATGATTCTCAGTATTATTCAGGAAGACTCTACGCTATCTGTAAAAGAAATTTCAGAAAGAATAGGTCTTACGTTTACTCCTACGTATGAACGTATCAAACAACTGGAGAAACATGGCATTATTGAGAAATACGTTGGTCTTCTGAACCGTGAAAAACTAGGTTTGAATATTGTCGTTTACTGTAATGTCCGCCTTAAAGAACAATCCCAGAAAGTACTGGAAACCTTTGAGAAAAACATTACGAAACATGATGAAGTTCAGGAGATCACCAGCCTTTCCGGCGAATATGACTATATGCTGAAAATCATTGCAAAGGATATTAATTCTTATAATGACTTTGCAGTTAACGTTATTTCAAACCTTCCTAATATTGGCCAGTATCACAGTTCTATTGTGTTGCATGAGGTAAAAAAATCCACTAAGTTTAAAATTGATCTGGCATAA
- a CDS encoding terminase gpP N-terminus-related DNA-binding protein, which yields MENTCPKCNGNTIVKSGIINEKQRFLCKDCNYYFTVKKMGKQIDDYYVTKALQLYLEGLSFREIERIIGVSHVTISSWIKKYNITRPPHSGFHPVYKILKQNELIEYIAKEENIKNSGLIITQFADKYMLIKWERFKK from the coding sequence ATGGAAAATACCTGTCCAAAATGCAACGGCAATACTATCGTAAAAAGCGGCATTATTAACGAAAAGCAACGCTTTCTCTGTAAAGACTGTAATTACTATTTTACCGTTAAAAAAATGGGAAAACAGATAGATGACTACTATGTTACCAAAGCCCTGCAGCTCTATCTTGAAGGCCTTAGCTTTCGTGAAATAGAAAGAATTATTGGGGTTTCTCATGTTACCATCAGTTCATGGATTAAGAAATATAACATTACAAGACCTCCTCATTCCGGATTCCATCCTGTTTACAAAATATTAAAACAGAATGAATTGATTGAATATATCGCCAAGGAAGAAAACATCAAGAACTCAGGGCTTATCATTACTCAGTTTGCTGATAAATACATGCTGATTAAATGGGAAAGGTTTAAGAAGTGA
- the argG gene encoding argininosuccinate synthase produces the protein MEKKKVVLAFSGGLDTSYCAKYLSETLGYEVYAVTVNTGGFSKEEEKELEKKAFNLGVKEYRCVDAQEDYYNSCVKYLIFGNVLKNNTYPLSVSAERTVQAQEIAKYAIEAGADAIAHGSTGAGNDQVRFDLIFQVMCPEVEIITPIRDMSLSREEEIEFLKNNGYEMEFHKAQYSVNKGLWGTSVGGKETLTSRNYLPEDAFPSQIKETQPSELEIEFKNGEVVAVNGESFEHSVYAIKKIEELASAYGIGRDIHVGDTIVGIKGRVGFEAAAASVIIKAHHLLEKHTLSKYQQMMKSQLSDWYGNWLHEALFLDPVMRNIETFLTDSQEAVSGKVFITLHPYRFILNGIESDHDLMSDKFGSYGEANRAWTGDDVKGYTKIVSNSLNIYHQINSK, from the coding sequence ATGGAGAAAAAGAAAGTCGTCTTAGCGTTTAGCGGAGGTTTGGATACCTCTTACTGTGCTAAATATCTTAGTGAAACACTGGGATATGAAGTGTATGCAGTTACTGTAAATACCGGAGGTTTTTCTAAGGAAGAAGAAAAAGAACTGGAGAAAAAAGCCTTCAATCTTGGGGTGAAAGAATACAGGTGCGTTGATGCTCAGGAGGATTATTATAATTCTTGTGTAAAATATCTGATCTTCGGAAATGTGCTGAAAAACAATACCTATCCACTGTCAGTGAGTGCTGAACGTACGGTTCAGGCGCAGGAAATAGCAAAATATGCCATTGAAGCAGGTGCTGATGCTATTGCTCACGGAAGTACGGGAGCGGGGAACGATCAGGTTCGTTTCGATTTGATTTTCCAGGTGATGTGCCCGGAAGTAGAGATTATCACGCCAATCCGAGATATGAGCCTGTCCCGTGAGGAAGAAATTGAATTTTTGAAAAACAACGGTTATGAAATGGAGTTTCATAAAGCCCAATATTCAGTAAACAAAGGGTTATGGGGAACTTCAGTGGGAGGAAAAGAAACCCTGACATCAAGAAATTATCTTCCTGAAGATGCTTTTCCATCACAAATTAAAGAAACTCAGCCTTCAGAACTGGAAATTGAGTTTAAAAATGGTGAAGTTGTAGCCGTGAATGGAGAAAGCTTTGAACATTCTGTCTATGCTATTAAAAAAATTGAAGAACTGGCTTCTGCTTATGGAATTGGCCGTGATATTCACGTTGGAGATACGATTGTTGGAATTAAAGGAAGAGTAGGGTTTGAAGCGGCAGCGGCATCGGTAATTATCAAAGCCCATCATTTATTAGAGAAGCATACGCTTTCAAAATATCAGCAGATGATGAAATCACAGTTGTCCGACTGGTATGGAAACTGGCTGCATGAAGCACTTTTCTTAGATCCGGTGATGAGAAATATTGAAACTTTCTTAACGGATTCTCAGGAAGCGGTAAGCGGAAAAGTATTTATAACACTTCATCCCTACCGATTTATTTTAAATGGTATTGAATCTGATCACGATCTGATGTCTGATAAATTCGGAAGCTACGGTGAAGCCAACAGAGCCTGGACAGGAGATGATGTAAAAGGATATACAAAAATTGTAAGCAATTCTTTAAATATATACCATCAGATCAATTCAAAATAA
- the argC gene encoding N-acetyl-gamma-glutamyl-phosphate reductase, translating into MKKVGIVGANGYTGSELVRLLAFHPNVTLSFLYSRSNSGTKISDLYPDLTAVCEQVLTDKPEDVDILFLCLPHKESYNWLTQNPVKDEALVIDLGNDFRLDGKLGNRDFIYGLPEINKKNLIGSKSIANPGCFATAIQLALLPLAGKELLNEVYTTGITGSTGAGQSLQATTHFTWRNDNISAYKTLTHQHVDEVLQQLVSFNHKEISLNFVPWRGDFARGIFTSSTVKTDLILSDIRQLYQDFYEDAPFVKVSENAIDLKQVVNTNRCVIHIEKSGNVAVIHSAIDNLLKGASGQAVQNMNIAMGWEENLGLNLKPIAF; encoded by the coding sequence ATGAAAAAAGTAGGAATTGTAGGCGCCAACGGCTACACAGGAAGCGAATTGGTCCGTCTGCTGGCTTTTCATCCCAATGTGACATTGAGTTTTTTATATAGCCGTTCCAATTCGGGGACAAAGATTTCAGATTTGTACCCGGATTTAACGGCAGTTTGTGAACAGGTTTTAACAGATAAACCGGAAGACGTGGATATTCTTTTCTTATGTCTTCCTCATAAAGAAAGCTATAACTGGCTGACTCAAAATCCTGTCAAGGATGAGGCTTTGGTTATTGACCTTGGAAATGATTTCCGTCTGGATGGAAAATTGGGAAACAGAGATTTTATCTACGGACTTCCCGAAATCAATAAAAAAAATCTGATCGGGTCAAAAAGCATTGCTAATCCGGGATGTTTCGCAACGGCCATTCAATTAGCTCTGCTTCCATTAGCCGGAAAAGAATTATTGAATGAAGTATATACAACAGGAATTACAGGTTCGACCGGTGCTGGCCAGTCTTTGCAGGCAACAACGCATTTTACCTGGAGGAACGATAATATCTCAGCATACAAAACTCTGACACATCAGCATGTAGATGAGGTTTTGCAGCAGTTAGTTTCTTTTAATCATAAAGAAATCAGTCTGAATTTTGTTCCATGGAGAGGAGATTTTGCAAGGGGGATTTTTACAAGTTCTACCGTAAAAACAGATTTAATACTTTCAGATATCCGTCAGTTGTATCAGGATTTTTATGAAGATGCACCTTTTGTCAAGGTAAGTGAGAATGCAATTGATTTAAAACAGGTTGTCAATACCAATCGCTGTGTGATTCATATAGAAAAGAGTGGAAATGTTGCAGTCATTCACTCGGCGATTGACAATTTGCTTAAAGGAGCCTCCGGACAGGCAGTTCAGAACATGAATATCGCAATGGGCTGGGAAGAAAACTTAGGGTTGAATTTAAAACCAATAGCATTTTAA
- a CDS encoding GNAT family N-acetyltransferase: MEIEISSCEHLMYVSEIQQEMYDSAQRRGTGIAKRSIEYLTKKISDGNAVVATENGEWVGFCYIETWSHGRFVANSGLIVSPNYRNRGVATLIKNKVFQLSRDKYPNAKVFGLTTGLAVMKINSDLGYKPVIYSELTQDEEFWSGCKNCVNYEILMKKERKNCLCTAMLFVPENNNKVNGTEIQQSEIDHYNGEKESRLSV; this comes from the coding sequence ATGGAAATAGAAATTTCCTCATGCGAACATCTAATGTATGTGAGTGAAATACAGCAGGAAATGTATGATTCTGCACAGCGTAGAGGAACGGGGATCGCAAAACGTTCCATCGAATATTTAACGAAAAAGATTTCAGATGGCAATGCTGTGGTTGCTACTGAAAATGGCGAATGGGTGGGGTTTTGTTACATAGAGACCTGGTCACACGGTCGGTTTGTAGCGAACTCAGGGCTTATCGTGTCCCCCAATTATAGGAACAGAGGAGTCGCAACTCTGATAAAGAATAAGGTTTTCCAATTATCTAGAGATAAATATCCGAATGCAAAAGTGTTTGGATTAACCACAGGACTTGCCGTCATGAAAATTAACAGTGATCTGGGGTACAAACCGGTGATCTATTCAGAACTGACTCAGGACGAGGAGTTCTGGAGCGGGTGTAAGAACTGTGTGAATTATGAAATTTTAATGAAAAAGGAACGTAAAAACTGTCTCTGCACAGCAATGCTTTTCGTTCCTGAAAATAATAATAAAGTGAATGGGACTGAAATTCAGCAGTCCGAAATTGATCATTACAATGGAGAAAAAGAAAGTCGTCTTAGCGTTTAG
- a CDS encoding M20 family metallo-hydrolase produces MEELKSVYNKEELIDNAVELLKKLIAIPSFSKDEYNTSVEIESFFIKNQIPAKRFKNNIWAVNKNFDVFKPSILLNTHHDTVKPNKAYSLDPFLPVEKEGKLYGLGSNDAGASLVAMAQVFLHFYDKEDLKYNLVIALTAEEEISGFDGIEALFPQLPDIELAIVGEPTQMNLAIAEKGLLVIDGEMKGTPSHAAHPNNDNSIVKCMEDLQNILDFKFPKVSDYLGDVKVTLSGIHAGVQHNVVPEACTFTLDVRVTDEYSNEEAFEIIQSQMKSTLTARSFRLNSSKIEMDHPFVQAGLEIGRTTYGSPTSSDQAIIPCTSVKMGPGDSRRSHTADEYIYIKEIEDGIEIYIRILEKIL; encoded by the coding sequence ATGGAGGAACTGAAATCTGTTTATAATAAAGAAGAGCTGATAGATAATGCAGTTGAATTGCTTAAAAAACTGATTGCAATTCCTTCATTCAGCAAAGATGAGTACAATACATCTGTAGAAATTGAAAGTTTTTTTATAAAAAATCAGATTCCTGCAAAACGTTTTAAAAATAACATCTGGGCAGTCAATAAAAATTTTGATGTATTCAAACCATCTATTTTACTGAATACCCATCATGACACCGTAAAGCCTAATAAGGCATATAGCCTTGACCCGTTTCTTCCTGTTGAGAAAGAAGGGAAGCTCTACGGATTGGGAAGTAACGATGCAGGAGCTTCTTTGGTTGCTATGGCTCAGGTTTTTTTACATTTTTATGATAAAGAAGATTTAAAATATAATTTAGTTATTGCTTTGACGGCCGAGGAGGAGATTTCAGGATTTGATGGAATTGAAGCCTTATTTCCACAACTTCCGGATATAGAACTCGCCATTGTTGGAGAACCTACGCAGATGAATCTGGCGATTGCGGAAAAAGGACTTTTGGTAATTGACGGGGAAATGAAAGGAACTCCTTCTCACGCTGCTCATCCTAATAATGATAATTCTATTGTAAAATGTATGGAAGATCTTCAGAATATTCTGGATTTCAAATTTCCAAAGGTTTCAGATTACTTAGGTGATGTTAAAGTAACCTTGTCAGGAATTCATGCAGGTGTTCAGCATAATGTGGTTCCGGAAGCATGTACTTTCACTTTAGATGTCAGGGTGACCGATGAATATTCCAATGAAGAAGCATTTGAAATTATTCAGTCACAGATGAAATCTACATTGACGGCCAGATCTTTCAGATTAAATTCTTCAAAAATAGAAATGGATCATCCGTTTGTACAGGCAGGTCTGGAAATCGGCAGGACAACGTATGGTTCACCTACCTCTTCAGATCAGGCGATCATACCATGTACATCCGTGAAAATGGGGCCAGGTGACAGTAGGCGCTCCCATACCGCAGATGAATACATCTATATAAAAGAGATTGAAGACGGAATCGAGATTTATATAAGGATCCTGGAAAAGATTTTATAA
- the argB gene encoding acetylglutamate kinase: MKEKLFVIKIGGASIDDEELLNQFLEQFSDIKEKKILVHGGGKLATTLADKLGIEQKLINGRRITDKDTLDIVAMVYAGSINKNIVAKLQHKKCKAIGFSGADANLIKAKKREHPEIDFGFVGDIDEKSVNRKMISKLIKLNLIPVFSAITHDKKGNLLNTNADTIASVIAQSLSSKYEVELLYCFDKEGVLADVENPESVIKNMSEKEFSVLKNEGRLHKGILPKLENALGAIKNKVNKVFLIKETQLKNHIENHHGGTEICL; this comes from the coding sequence ATGAAAGAAAAGCTTTTCGTTATAAAAATAGGCGGTGCTTCGATTGATGATGAGGAATTATTAAACCAGTTCCTGGAGCAGTTTTCTGATATTAAGGAAAAGAAAATTCTTGTTCATGGAGGAGGAAAATTAGCCACAACATTAGCGGATAAATTGGGAATCGAGCAGAAACTGATCAATGGAAGAAGGATTACCGATAAAGATACGCTGGATATTGTAGCAATGGTGTATGCAGGAAGTATCAATAAAAATATCGTCGCAAAACTTCAGCATAAAAAATGTAAAGCAATAGGGTTTTCAGGGGCAGATGCAAATTTGATTAAAGCTAAAAAAAGAGAACATCCGGAAATTGACTTTGGATTTGTAGGAGATATTGATGAGAAAAGCGTGAACAGGAAAATGATCTCAAAACTGATTAAGCTTAATCTTATTCCTGTGTTTTCGGCGATTACACATGATAAAAAAGGAAATCTTTTAAATACCAATGCAGATACCATTGCTTCCGTGATTGCACAGTCTTTATCATCGAAATATGAAGTGGAATTGTTGTACTGTTTTGATAAAGAAGGCGTTCTTGCAGATGTAGAAAATCCTGAATCTGTAATAAAAAATATGTCCGAGAAAGAATTTTCTGTTTTAAAAAATGAAGGAAGACTTCACAAAGGGATTCTTCCGAAACTGGAAAATGCTCTTGGAGCGATTAAAAATAAGGTAAACAAGGTATTCTTAATTAAAGAAACCCAACTGAAAAATCATATAGAGAACCATCATGGAGGAACTGAAATCTGTTTATAA